The Phragmites australis chromosome 15, lpPhrAust1.1, whole genome shotgun sequence genome window below encodes:
- the LOC133893126 gene encoding ylmG homolog protein 1-2, chloroplastic-like produces MYGLLTSPSARAPLLGDFSSPSARALPRTLAFPARPLPLGLRASPPRATAEASAAASALGGLLASPLSMLEAGLRSVNLAPLRAPVAAAMSAAVRWLGVYREVLLVGVLLSWFPNIPWDRQPFSALRDLCDPFLALCREVMPPVFGRKLDLSPLVAFMAIDIIIMILRPQPRM; encoded by the coding sequence ATGTACGGACTCCTGACCTCCCCCAGCGCGCGGGCCCCGCTCCTCGGCGACTTCTCGAGCCCATCCGCCCGCGCCCTCCCGAGAACCCTAGCCTTCCCCGCGCGCCCCCTCCCCCTTGGCCTCCGTGCGTCCCCGCCGCGCGCCACCGCGGAGGCGTCAGCGGCGGCGTCGGCGCTGGGCGGGCTGCTGGCGTCCCCGCTCTCGATGCTGGAGGCCGGCCTGCGGAGCGTCAACCTCGCTCCGCTGCGGGCGCCCGTGGCGGCGGCGATGTCGGCGGCGGTGCGGTGGCTCGGGGTATACCGGGAGGTGCTTCTCGTCGGCGTGCTGCTCTCCTGGTTCCCCAACATCCCCTGGGACCGCCAGCCCTTCTCTGCGCTGCGGGACCTCTGCGACCCCTTCCTTGCCCTCTGCCGTGAGGTCATGCCGCCGGTCTTCGGGCGCAAGCTCGACCTCAGCCCGCTCGTCGCGTTCATGGCCATCGACATCATCATCATGATCCTGCGCCCGCAGCCACGCATGTGA